The genomic DNA ATCATAAGGTAATTGTAGACATCATTTTCACAGCATGGCGGGATTTTaggatttgtttgtttattaggcttgGCCATCTCCTGTTTCACAGATAGTTTTTCAGTGATGATAAATATAGCTGCCTTCGCTAAGGACCTCCAGAAATGTAACTCTGGTCTGCCAATCCCTCAAACCCCTGGTCCAAATCTTAAGAATTTAGAGgaattattttattctgtgaTATATCTGTTCCATATAGTATGATATTTgtaaatgcaaaaacatttctttatgATATTAAATGGTATGGTATGTGTAAAGAATATAGAGCTGCCATATTCACGTTGAAGGCTCACAGAGGTCATGCTATTtttttagaataaaaaaaaaagtgtttatttattgttgaaACCATCAGCTCAGAGAAATTAAAATTCTCTCATCGTCTGAACTCATTTATGTGAGACTGTAAATGTGGAATTGGTTCTGTAGGCAGTATCTCCAAGAAAGGAAGAGGGAACAGCCGTGCAACTGCATCTGTGAAACTGTTATTTTTGGGAGGCTCAGATGCAATGGTCCTTTTCTAAGCGCTCCTGCAGGCTAATTGGTCCTGTCAGATCGATGCTTTTTGGCGAAGACTGTGGTTGGAACACCCCGGCACATGCCTGAGTGCAGATACCGTATAAATCATCAACGGTGTTGATTTATGCGATTTCAGCAATTTGCAACTCTAAAACCTCTTTCACAAACCACCTTCCACTCTTTTCCATGACTTTAATTTCAGTAACCTTATCCCGGCTAGAATTATACCTTGGCCtcaatattaaattattatgagGAAGAAGGATCTGATTTTACATAACACTGTTGAGCTAGCGGATTAGCTCAGagcaattgaaattgaaatggtcAGCTGCTTTCTAAAATCCATCTGACCAGTCAGGGAAACTATGTCACGCGTCTTGACCGTTACAGTGACCGCAGGCTTTGAGCTAACTGGGTGCCCATAAATCCTCCATCTGATTTGTCTCTTGCAGTGATGCGGCTGACGAAACCAACGCTCTTCACGAACATGCCGGTGACATGTGAGGACAGAGACCTTCCAGGTAATCAGCGTAATTTATGGGGGCAAACAGAATTTCACCAGAGCCATCCCCCAGTCAAGTGCAGGACTGTGGCCTGGCTCTGGTATCCTGATACATCATTGCATCAGCTTAattttgtgtgttgtttggaTTGGTGTTGAATTAGCCTCAGTGCTGAGGAAGAATGCTCACGTGCAGTCGCAATTAAGAGTTGACTTTTCTGGTTCACCAAGGGCAGTTGGAACAGGCAGATCATGTTAAGATTTGCAAAGCAGCTTGGCTGAAGCACATCATCGAGTATCAAGTTGACTGGGCAACTATTAGAAATAAGAAGCCATGCATCAGGGCAACAGTGTAACTAAAGGGCCTTAGTCTAATATGAACATTTAAACTTTGCAAATGGTGTACAAAAATCTATAATGTAAATGTGGGTTAAGTGACTACTCACTTCCCAATCAATCTATCAACTGTAAACACAACACATAAACCTATTTTACAATTGTCTTTTATGATAAAGCTGCATCAGTTTCTGACTCTTTAAGTAGAAAGTGATTTACCGGGCAGCTCTGGAAGGATCTGAGGCCCAAATTTAGCACCTGAGTTCTGACATAGATTTATAGTGTTTGTTTTCCCTTGCACTGAAGTCGAGCTTGCTGTTATATGATCATAGAACTGGTAATTGGAAGCCACAGAGCTCATACATCATGACATGACATTTCTGGGTAGGATTGCTGTTCGTTTGCTATTTATATTATTGGGGAGGAAGGGGATGAATACATATTTCCTGTGAAATTGAGACGCAGTGCTAAGAATATGATAGTCAGGAGAGAAAAAGCATCGCATGTATTTTGTGCCAGTCTTAAACCatatttcctgttttatttttttgaaacaaCATCTCATTCTAAAGTTGGTGACATACTTGACATGGGTCTTGTCTCTGGGTGCCTGACTGCCAAGTCTTTTGAGGTGAATGTTGTAAAAAGAAATCTTGCCAAGTTTGACAGATATAAAATGTTTTAGAGGTATTCAAGTTCATAGAATGAGCTGAATAGGTTTGTACAGTAGCATAAGACGTGATACTGATATTGTCAGTAAAGGAGAATAGGTTTCAGCCTAGAATTtgctccacacagacagactccacAGCATTTTGATCCCAGGCAATTATCCTTATCCCAGGTTTTGAACAGTGTATTAAATTGTCTCTGGGTAGAATCAGGGAGCCTGTCCTTCAAGATCCACCAGCTCCAAAACCAGCTAATGTGAGTTTTGGGTCAACAGTACCAGCATAGGTACACGTGTCATCTTGGGTCAGCTTTGCCCATTTCAGGACACATGGTTTGGCTATGTAGAACATGTAGAAACGCTTGACACACAACCAGATGGAAAGAGGATCAGGTTCCAGACACAACGCCGTACATCTCTTGGGTTCAACTTGGGCCGTATTGTCAACACCTTGTATATAATTGCTTAATGTTCATATAAGCAGTTAACAGTTTGTCCTTCTTGTGGTcatgttgttgtgtttgtgatCAGAGAGTGTGATCATGCCTCTCCGTTTGCCTGCCGTAATGTGGTCATACTGTATGCAGTTGCTCAGCGTATTCTTCAAATGTCTTTCCAAACTAAAGCAATAAATGTGCCTGTTTTTTGTTCTGAGCTTGCTCCTGACAGTCTCTCTCCATACATATTCAGGTGACCTGTTTGGTAGACTCATGAAGGAGGACCCCTCCACCATTAAGGGAGCAGAGACCTTAACGCTTGGAGAGATGCTCACTCTTCCTCAGAATTTTGGGTACAGAACGATCATGTGTGGCTGTGATTAGGGGCTGTAGGTCTCAGTAACCAAAGGGGAAAAGCCATCAAACACTCTTCCTCCTCATGTGAGATCTCTTCTCTAAACTCAGAAGAGCCAGGCCTTGTTTAGCTGGGCCTGAGTGGTATGGCTTTGGAGAAATCATTGTTATAGGATAAATCATCCTTTTTCTTATTAGGATGttgattcttttttattaatattatttggaGGATAGGAGAAGTGCTGTTGCGTTCATTTTTACACCCCCTTCTCCAccctgattcccattcccttCTTTGTGTATTTGTTCTATGTTTCATAATTATACTATGCTTTTCATCTGTTTGCGACTGTGTTCATGCATTTCCGCTCCTGTGTGCAGGAACATTTTCCTGGGTGAGACCTTTTCCAGCTACATCAGTGTACACAATGACAGCGTCCAGGTGGTCAAGGACATACTAGTGAAGGTAAAGAGGAGGCGCAGGAAACAAATTGCATTTCAGTCCATCTCAGTTTAATTAATCTTCACACAATCAGTCGGTCGAACGGCACCATTTACATACCGGTTGGAAGTTTTTGCCTGACCCCTTAAAAGGTGATCAAGCTGAATATGAGGAAAATGGTGTGAATCCTGTGGGATAGCACATTCATACTATAAACACAAAATGATGTGGGGGCGACTTTGGCCCTGGAGGCTCAGACGATTGTGTCTACAGCAGTAATGGGGTTTGGTTCATGTCTCACTGCATTTTGTAACCAGCCTTGCCCATCACCAAGGCAACGCTATGTGCATATTATGTACATGAATTGAATGCCTAACTTGGTTGTTTTAAGGTACAAATGAAAcatcaaataaatgcaaattcaCACGTTTTTCACAGTATGCAgtctatttcttttttctggTTCTTATTCTGCCTCTTTTACACATGTGGTGAAATATTAGGTGAAATATTTTggtacaaatgaatgaaattgcTTAATTGTGTTGTCTTGCAGGCAGACCtacagaccagctctcagcgtTTGAACCTGTCTGCATCTAATTCAGCTGTCGGCGAGTTAAAACCAGAATGCTGCATCGATGACGTTATTCACCACGAAGTCAAGGAGATTGGAACCCACATGTGTGTTTGGTTTGCTGAGCTTGTTTATTCACTGGCTTAGTGCTGacgcttatccagagtgatgtgtgtctgtttgatgTGTATTCCAGTTCTTACTCCAGACTCCATGCACATGTTTCCCTTCTATGAAACTTGCATTGTGAATAATACCCTGTGACTATTTATGGCGTATTGGATTGGAGAGAGGCGTAATGGCTGAaccttgtgtttgtgtctgttgtcTCTAGCTTGGTCTGTGCAGTCAGTTACACCACTCAGACAGGGGAGAAGCTGTACTTCAGGAAGTTCTTCAAATTTCAGGTGAGGCTGACGCGATAGTTTCTTATTCTGATATTTTCCCTATTATGTGGCAACAAAATTGTGTCTGAAGAAGAGAACCTCGAGTGACATCGGAAAAAGGCATATTGAGGCATATTGATTGAGAAGACAAACATGTATGCAGCCCTGGAGACTTTTAATCTTCAGATACCTTAAGTTAATGTCTTTTAATCCCTCCATGTGTTACACTACATAGGGCCTGGACTTCACCTCCGAACAATTTAGCAAGTCCGTGGCAGAGAGAAAAGCAATTTGCACCCAAGCTTTGAGTTTGAACTGGGAAAGTGATGGGAGTGGCTATGCTCACCCAAAGAAGCGCAGTCCCCTTTTGTCTGGGTCTCATTTACTGAAAAAACTTCAGTGATCAGTGGGAGACTGGATGCCATTTGCAAGTGACTTCTGCTGTCCTGGTTAATATAGGCGACTCGTTCACAGCCATTTCAGCATGGAGCTCAGTGGCAGCACTGAGGAGCAGCCTGAGAAATCAGCCTTCAGCTTGCAATCTCTCTTTAACCAGGTACTCAAGCCCCTGGATGTGAAGACCAAGTTCTACAACGCAGAGGTGAGTTGGCCTCTtaactgcctgtgtgtgttttcctctTGTGTCATTCCCTGGTGTTTGTTCCTTTGTCACATTGTCATATGTGGCCTCTGAGAATGGCCGACATAGCCGGTGTTATAGGACGCAGATATTCAAGGCATTCTCTCATTCACAGATttcctttaatttttttaaagcaggtattttttatttatttattttttttactctggcctttcctgtttttctttcaaaatcaaTTTACAGTAAGCAGAAGTTACAGCAGATctatatattaataaattagGTTAAATGAAAGCAATAAATTGCTGAATAGAATTCAACCAGCCAATAAGTTATTACTAGTGATATATCCAGAGCACACGTATGCACACTGAAGCAAATGAGATTCCCGTCCGAATTgaacttatttattttcctggcaGTTTCAAAGAGAATTAAACTTATCATTTTCAATGGGGACttcagttaaaaaaagtgagcttaatttatttttacatttttctttgtatCCTCAGTGTTTTTCTTGACATTTTTTGTGGGTTTTGCATGGATTTCAAATTTGCTTGTACATCCTGGCAGTTTAGTTAAAGCTATATGCCTtataattttttcatttcacaagcagaaattattttttataatattgtAGTCTAGTCATTCATTGTTTGGTTTACTTTATTATATAAccaaatgcattttgtttagCCAGAAGGTAAAGATGCACTGTCATTTTCCATAGCACATAACCCTcatttttctaatgtttttttctttcattttctccaTTAGAGTGACCTCAGTTCCGTGGtaatttcttttccttttcattgctTTAACTGGTCTCTGCTTTCTAAAAAACTTTTGTTGCAGCATAACTGTGGAGCCTTTGAGCCTCAACACAGggtgaaataatgaaaaagcaTCTTTGGAGGGGCGAGATCcccttttgtcatttaaatagcACACCAGGCCCCTGGTGGCCCTCAGCTTGGGTCACTGTAAATTGTTCTCACTTCTGACAGTGACATGATGCTTTTTCACTGTTTCCGCCCTTCGCTCTCATTTTCCCCTCAATGCTTGCTCCCTCCTGCCGAACTCTCAGCCTTAAAACACGTTTTCTGGATGCGGGAAGCACGGGTGATGAAAGGAACCGATGGTGGAAAACAATTTACCTGACAGTGGTGAATCTGTGGGGCTGGATgcaaatcaaatcaatcaatcaaccctGATGAAATTTCTTGATTGTGGGGCAACCTTGCAAGGCGGGTCTGATTCTGTTTGCAAAAGAAGGAGCTTGCAACTTACATGCCATATGCCATGCGGCCAAGATGAAAAATCGAGATTCTGAAATTCAGCCGTTCATCAGTGGAACGTGGTGGGAATTGTCGGTTTTAAttcatatgatttatttttgctgAGGATATGCTGAGTTTTAGATGTGGATAAATGCTATTGAAACAAATACCTTTTTAAAGAATCAACAACAGTCTTTTTAAGCAGACAAACTCAATTATTGCTCTAAATTCAGTTTGAAGCGAGAGTAGAGCTCTTCTTtggactgagagagaaaggatgTGTTGTTTTACACCAGACTGTGCAGCCATAAATAACTGCTATGCTAGGGGTCTGCTTAACACCAGGAGagctatttttatgtattttttgaggGACGTTTAAACCTCTGGCTGATTGACAAATGCTGCATGTGAAAGATTAAAGTGTATTCTGGATTGTACAGTAATAATTGGTTGTTCACAAAATTGTACCGTTGTTCCTTTGTTAATTACTAGACTTTGAATTGCAGGCATGAACTAATCTCAACTCTCCTTCTGACACGTTTTAATAAAATACTAATCCACATTGTAAAGGTGAACTGAGCAGTAACATCCCTCAGCCTTTTGAACCTTTTTTACTTTGgggaatacatttatttttcaaagcctGATTGGAAGAGTATGATGGATTATGGGACTGTAAAACGATTTGTTAACTTTTTGGGTTCACTAAGACATGTTAAGTGCCTGTCATTCAGTAGTGGTGTTCTTAAGGTGTCCTCTTACTAAATGTATAGCTCAGTCATTCAGAGTGTAGGAAGGTGAAATAATGAATCTCTAGACAGGGAAGTAAGAATCTATAGACAGACAGGTGAAACATGGTGGTACTGCCCAGTCTACCTTTAGAACCCTGGGGACAGCTCTTCTGGCTGGACGGACCGTAACCAGTGCTCTTACCtgaccacacagacagacgagGTCTTCCTCGAGGCGCAGATCCAGAACATCACCACCTCTCCTATGTTCATGGAGAAGGTGTCCCTGGAGCCCTCCATGATGTACAACGTCTCTGAGCTCAACACAGTGTCGTCGGGGGATGATGGGTAAAGGAGCAGAGCTGGCCTCGTCCCTTCTGTGTTTCACCCAAGAGCTTTATCTGAGCATAAACAAGCTGTTCATCTGAGATATGTGCTCGAGGTGCTACACACTCCATTTTCAGCTTTATTAATGCCACAGGGACCTTTATCAGAATGctaaaatattttgacattttttaattattttgtaattttttatgtAAAGTACCAGATCACATCACCTGATTGCTGAATGTGATTAGTCATTGTATGACCAAGTTAACAAGTGATTTTTCCTGACTAGACTTCTGACCACCCAGTATCTAATCTGTAATTCTGGGGTATGTACTTATGGTTGCTGATGGTGATGTTTAGGGCGTCTACATTTGGGAAGATGTCCTACCTGCAGCCCATGGACACACGACAGTACCTGTACTGCCTTAAGCCCAAGCCGGAATTTGCAGAGAAGGCCGGGGTGATAAAGGGTGTGACGGTGATCGGCAAACTGGACATTGTCTGGAAAACCAACCTAGGGGAGAGAGGCCGGTTGCAGACTAGCCAGCTCCAAAGAATGGTAAATAGTCTCGCTGCTTTGCATCATGGGTACTGTTCCAGGAGCCTATGTGTTGAATAAGGGCTCAAAACAAGAGGGTTGACCAATGACTGAACTATATGAACAGTTAGTTCAATGAGATGCATCAATGTGGCAGCGTCAGGCTGATCATTGAGTGCATTTGCTAGGCTTTTGAGTACAGATCTTCTCCAGATCTTCATTGGGGTCTGGTTGGAAATTGACTATGTCTCCATGCTCTGTGCCCCCAGGCTCCTGGTTATGGAGATGTGAGACTCTCCCTCGAGATGATCCCCGACACGGTGAACTTAGAGGAGCCCTTCGACATTACCTGTAAAATCACTAACTGCAGGTAAAGAGCTGCTGTACCTCACACGCCCTGCTGTCATCCCGCACATTTCTAACTGCAGAGAGGCTGTAGGAGAGCTCAGTCGAGTTTGTGAGATATATCTGAGCCCCGTATCTCCCCTGCAGCGAGAGGACCATGGATCTGGTGCTGGAGATGTGCAACACCTGCTCCATCCACTGGTGCGGCGTCTCGGGGCGGCAGCTGGGCAAACTCAGCCCCAGCTCCTCGCTCTCGCTCCCCCTCAGGGTCCTGTCCTCAGTCCAGGGCCTGCAGGTGAGTGTGAACGACCAGCCACCTGCATTCATGAAAACTACCCTGCCTGCCATTAGAACTGGATTCAAGTGACAATTGAGCAacatggaaaattaaaaaagtaatttcagAAATGTGATTACATGTGATACGTATTTAACGTGAGGGAAAGGGCTTTGTGCTCTGGGGTTGGTAGGAATGAGCTGTAGAGGTACAGTAGAGAACATCACCTTAGTCTGAAAGTTCTGCATCCAACCATGAATGAATCATGAACACTGGGGAGAAACTGAAGAACTTTGTGCAGCAACAAggggaacatttttacattgttcTGACACTCAAATTTGTAATATCAAAACTATGTCTGACTACACCGTTCATCCATTCAATGACTGAACACCAAGTACAAGCCCCCCTCTGAACATGATGTCTTACCCTCCATGAAAAgttacatttgtgtgtgcaggcaACCCATATAGCAGACTTGATTTTTGTATTTGCTTTGTAATTTGAAGCCTCTATAAGTTTCTTGTATTTCAGTTCAAgtttcatttaattgatttgcATTTATCCCCCTTAATGATTTTAATTTACTTTCCTTATTACAGAGTATATCTGGACTGAGGCTCACAGACACTTTTTTGAAAAGAACATATGAATATGATGACATTGCTCAAGTCTGTGTAGTGTGCCCGTTCATGAACCCGGAGAGCTAGACCCTGATCagccaccaaaaaaaaagaaaaaagaaaaaaccctgGCACTTTGCACCTCGATGGACCAACCTTGGAAACCTGCACACCTCCTTTCTCCATCCCCTTTTACTAACTATCTCAAAGGCAATGAGGTTTTAAAATATGGAATGTTTTAATCGTGTTGATGTGTACACTGATTTTAAATGTACAAACAGGTGATAATAAAAGTCTTATTAACCATAGTTCCAGTTTAcacaatgttttcaaaatgttgCATTGTCAAAAGGTTGCATTTGTTAAATCTGAAATACTGTGCAAATCCCTTACAAATACTTTTAGTGAGATATTCCATTTTGTTGCAATAATCTCATTAATTTTGATATGTGAGCAGTGAAATAGCTTGAAGCGTTGCATTGGTGAATATTGACACTCAAGAATAATTTGTGGCCGCAGTTCATTTCAAGACAACTTTATTGACATACTTTAAGATTGCGAT from Conger conger chromosome 12, fConCon1.1, whole genome shotgun sequence includes the following:
- the trappc13 gene encoding trafficking protein particle complex subunit 13 isoform X1: MDVNQAKQEQLLALKVMRLTKPTLFTNMPVTCEDRDLPGDLFGRLMKEDPSTIKGAETLTLGEMLTLPQNFGNIFLGETFSSYISVHNDSVQVVKDILVKADLQTSSQRLNLSASNSAVGELKPECCIDDVIHHEVKEIGTHILVCAVSYTTQTGEKLYFRKFFKFQVLKPLDVKTKFYNAESDLSSVTDEVFLEAQIQNITTSPMFMEKVSLEPSMMYNVSELNTVSSGDDGASTFGKMSYLQPMDTRQYLYCLKPKPEFAEKAGVIKGVTVIGKLDIVWKTNLGERGRLQTSQLQRMAPGYGDVRLSLEMIPDTVNLEEPFDITCKITNCSERTMDLVLEMCNTCSIHWCGVSGRQLGKLSPSSSLSLPLRVLSSVQGLQSISGLRLTDTFLKRTYEYDDIAQVCVVCPFMNPES
- the trappc13 gene encoding trafficking protein particle complex subunit 13 isoform X2 — protein: MDVNQAKQEQLLALKVMRLTKPTLFTNMPVTCEDRDLPGDLFGRLMKEDPSTIKGAETLTLGEMLTLPQNFGNIFLGETFSSYISVHNDSVQVVKDILVKADLQTSSQRLNLSASNSAVGELKPECCIDDVIHHEVKEIGTHILVCAVSYTTQTGEKLYFRKFFKFQVLKPLDVKTKFYNAETDEVFLEAQIQNITTSPMFMEKVSLEPSMMYNVSELNTVSSGDDGASTFGKMSYLQPMDTRQYLYCLKPKPEFAEKAGVIKGVTVIGKLDIVWKTNLGERGRLQTSQLQRMAPGYGDVRLSLEMIPDTVNLEEPFDITCKITNCSERTMDLVLEMCNTCSIHWCGVSGRQLGKLSPSSSLSLPLRVLSSVQGLQSISGLRLTDTFLKRTYEYDDIAQVCVVCPFMNPES